Proteins co-encoded in one Sporosarcina sp. FSL K6-1522 genomic window:
- a CDS encoding ABC transporter ATP-binding protein: MQSILKVEDLRVSFQSKDQEFEAVRGVSFEVRKGETLGIVGESGSGKSVTARSIMRLLPSPPSFMKSGEITFLGENLAHKTEKEMESIRGRDISMIFQDPMTSLNPTIRIGKQIAESLIKHQQLSKAEAKKQAIDILKLVGIRDSETRYNQFPHEFSGGMRQRVMIAIALACRPTLLIADEPTTALDVTIQAQILNVMKDMQQKFETSIILITHDLGVVAGMCDRVVVMKGGEVVETGITEEIFENPKHPYTKKLLNALPRLNEKKKTKRPPLISANMDPTTPLLDVRSLKQHFDMGKGNYLKAVDDISFTIKPGETLGLVGESGSGKSTTGRAILRLHEPTDGDVLYQGMAVNRLSKGEMKTMRRHMQMIFQDPYSSLNPRFKVLDIIGQALDIHQLASSKSERKKRVEELLDLVGLESSHAMRYPHEFSGGQRQRIGIARALAVEPKFIVCDEPLSALDVSIQSQIVTLLEDLQHRLGLTYLFIAHDLSMVKHISDRVAVMYAGKIVELAESEELYSNPQHAYTKSLLAAIPIPDPKIEAKKKRVLLEEQTGADKYNLQQSELVEISEGHWVAVPKN; the protein is encoded by the coding sequence TTGCAATCAATTTTGAAAGTGGAAGATCTACGCGTTTCATTTCAATCCAAAGATCAGGAATTTGAAGCCGTGCGCGGTGTCAGTTTTGAAGTACGAAAAGGTGAAACGCTAGGCATTGTAGGTGAGTCAGGGAGTGGAAAAAGTGTCACCGCCCGAAGCATTATGCGCCTGCTCCCCTCTCCTCCTTCCTTTATGAAAAGTGGAGAAATTACTTTTCTAGGTGAAAACCTTGCTCATAAAACAGAAAAAGAAATGGAAAGTATTCGTGGTCGTGATATTAGTATGATTTTTCAAGACCCGATGACGTCTCTCAATCCGACAATCCGAATTGGGAAACAAATTGCAGAGAGCCTTATTAAACACCAACAACTGTCGAAAGCTGAAGCAAAAAAACAAGCGATTGATATTTTAAAACTTGTAGGCATTCGGGATAGCGAAACACGGTACAACCAATTTCCACATGAGTTTTCCGGCGGAATGCGGCAACGGGTCATGATTGCCATTGCACTTGCTTGCCGACCAACCTTGCTTATTGCCGATGAACCAACAACTGCACTCGATGTCACCATCCAAGCGCAAATTTTAAATGTCATGAAGGACATGCAGCAAAAATTTGAGACTTCGATTATTTTAATTACCCATGACTTAGGTGTTGTGGCCGGGATGTGTGATCGCGTCGTCGTCATGAAGGGCGGAGAAGTTGTTGAAACGGGAATCACGGAAGAAATCTTCGAAAACCCAAAGCATCCTTATACGAAAAAGCTATTAAATGCCTTGCCTCGCTTGAATGAAAAAAAGAAAACGAAACGGCCTCCGCTCATTTCGGCCAATATGGACCCGACAACACCTTTGCTCGATGTTAGATCCCTGAAACAGCATTTTGACATGGGGAAAGGTAATTATTTAAAAGCTGTCGACGACATTAGCTTCACCATTAAACCTGGTGAAACGCTGGGCCTTGTCGGTGAATCTGGTTCAGGAAAATCGACAACGGGCCGCGCTATTTTACGCCTGCATGAACCGACGGATGGAGACGTGTTGTATCAAGGAATGGCCGTCAATCGACTGTCAAAAGGTGAAATGAAAACGATGCGGCGGCATATGCAGATGATTTTTCAAGATCCTTACTCATCACTAAATCCACGCTTTAAAGTGTTAGATATCATCGGACAAGCACTCGATATCCATCAATTAGCGAGCAGTAAAAGTGAACGTAAAAAACGGGTGGAAGAGCTACTGGACTTAGTAGGACTTGAATCTTCTCATGCTATGCGCTATCCACATGAATTTTCAGGTGGACAGCGGCAACGGATCGGTATTGCACGTGCGCTAGCGGTTGAACCAAAATTCATCGTCTGTGACGAACCGCTGTCAGCACTCGATGTGTCCATTCAATCGCAAATTGTGACCTTATTGGAAGACCTTCAACATCGCCTAGGGCTCACCTATTTATTTATCGCGCATGACTTGTCGATGGTGAAACATATTAGTGACCGCGTAGCCGTGATGTATGCAGGAAAAATTGTTGAGCTTGCCGAAAGTGAAGAGCTTTACAGCAATCCACAGCATGCCTACACAAAATCACTACTGGCAGCCATCCCCATTCCCGATCCTAAAATCGAGGCCAAGAAAAAACGGGTCTTGCTTGAGGAACAAACCGGGGCGGATAAATACAACTTACAACAATCTGAGCTTGTGGAAATTTCTGAGGGGCATTGGGTTGCGGTGCCGAAGAATTAA
- a CDS encoding LLM class flavin-dependent oxidoreductase, which translates to MTTQRQLKLGTMIHGVGEKMSDWRHPEMPADASVSFEFYKQQAQLSEQGKFDFVFIADALYITEKSNPHYLNRFEPLTVLSALAAVTSKIGLVGTLSTTYSEPFSAARQFASLDMISGGRAGWNAVTSGLEKTALNFSKSMEGHPDHKARYQMASEFVEVMKGLWDSWEDDAFIRNKETGEFFNPDKLHRLNHQGDFFSVQGPLNISRSKQSQPVIFQAGSSEDGKAFSAKEADVVFAIMPALEEARDYYQDVKRRAAACGRNPEKLIVVQGISPIIGDTKEEAVKKYEELASLVTIDQALAFLGRHFGHHDFSQYPLDQPFPDLGDIGENGFQSDTDRIKREAREQNLTLRQVALREATPQTPFIGTPESVASLMQEWYDKQAIDGFMLVANLPSGLSDFVEKVVPILQERGLFRLDYEADTLRGNLGLSFVENRYAQGASSEKEKGENVKEPVYE; encoded by the coding sequence GTGACAACACAAAGACAGCTAAAGTTAGGGACGATGATTCACGGTGTTGGCGAAAAAATGTCGGACTGGAGACATCCTGAGATGCCAGCCGATGCAAGTGTCAGTTTCGAGTTTTATAAACAGCAAGCACAACTATCGGAACAAGGGAAATTCGATTTTGTGTTTATTGCGGATGCGCTATACATTACGGAGAAATCCAATCCACATTATTTGAACCGATTTGAGCCATTGACGGTTCTTTCTGCACTTGCTGCGGTGACATCGAAAATCGGCTTAGTTGGTACATTGTCAACGACTTATAGTGAGCCGTTTTCAGCTGCGCGTCAATTTGCTTCGCTGGATATGATTAGCGGGGGACGCGCGGGGTGGAATGCGGTGACGTCGGGACTTGAAAAAACGGCGTTGAATTTCAGTAAAAGTATGGAAGGACATCCGGATCACAAAGCGCGCTATCAGATGGCGTCTGAGTTTGTGGAAGTGATGAAGGGGCTGTGGGATTCGTGGGAAGACGATGCCTTTATTCGTAATAAGGAGACAGGTGAGTTCTTTAATCCTGATAAATTACATCGTTTGAATCATCAAGGTGACTTCTTTTCTGTACAAGGACCATTGAATATTAGTCGTTCAAAACAGAGTCAACCTGTTATTTTTCAAGCAGGTTCTTCGGAGGATGGCAAAGCGTTTTCGGCGAAGGAAGCGGATGTTGTTTTCGCAATTATGCCTGCATTGGAAGAGGCGCGGGATTATTACCAAGACGTCAAAAGGAGAGCGGCCGCGTGTGGGAGAAATCCAGAGAAGCTCATTGTAGTACAAGGTATCAGTCCGATTATCGGTGACACAAAGGAAGAGGCTGTAAAGAAGTATGAAGAACTTGCTAGCTTAGTAACAATCGACCAAGCGCTCGCTTTTTTAGGCAGGCATTTTGGCCATCATGATTTCTCGCAATATCCATTGGATCAACCATTTCCGGACCTAGGTGATATAGGAGAAAATGGTTTCCAAAGCGATACCGATCGTATTAAAAGAGAAGCGCGTGAACAGAATTTAACCCTTCGCCAAGTTGCGCTTCGGGAGGCCACACCGCAGACGCCGTTTATTGGGACGCCGGAGAGTGTAGCAAGTCTGATGCAAGAATGGTATGACAAGCAGGCGATAGATGGCTTCATGCTGGTTGCTAATTTGCCTAGCGGATTGAGCGACTTTGTCGAGAAAGTCGTACCGATACTGCAAGAAAGAGGGCTTTTCCGTTTGGATTACGAAGCCGATACGTTACGCGGGAATTTAGGGCTGTCATTTGTGGAGAATCGCTATGCGCAAGGGGCGTCTAGTGAGAAGGAAAAAGGCGAAAACGTCAAAGAACCAGTCTATGAATGA
- a CDS encoding FtsX-like permease family protein has translation MTALTLFDLVIRSMRKNIKHYYLYFFALIFSVVLYFVFATLQHDAAVIEKSAKSMNMEAAFKAAGILLIVIAGIFVFYANAIFLKRRSREIGLYQLIGLTKGAVARLLIIENALLGAGALVIGIGTGVLVSRVFLLLLMKLIGYDGFITVSFSLAAIIQTAIVFVAIIALTSAQMLVAVYRNTLLDLFNADKRGEHPKKPKTVVSAVLALLGIGLIIYGYWLSGRMMNEMILFNMLAVLASTIFGTYLVFRVTISWLFYQIRTRKQGHLGLHNSLSLAPLMHRMKANANSLTIITVLSAMTLAMVAGAYSLYYSSEKMARSMMPFDFTFTNYPHEEGLADEFAEELKVAGIDFKWTSISAMDTGGMLDISSPYWSGANNVRPSVSFYVAEQLRAAGKDVQIPPKGSAIAYNMNLQLEAKPEEFPATLTIMEHDTELPIEVVAVEETSIMNMNLGGSPMVVSEDTFAELQRQLATDEDDGWSLAIETFQVRDNDQLAKASAIFMQDKYAGGVPSEYRMDYHTYYQNSIQSSGLLIFIAGFLGLVFLISTGSILYFKQMTEAEQEKQSYATLRQLGFTVQDIMRGIVRKQVFVFGVPLLIGLLHSIFAIKAASFLFMSDITVPASIAIGLYALIYLVFAFLTVGYYRKTVKAAL, from the coding sequence GTGACAGCGTTGACACTATTTGACCTTGTTATCCGGAGTATGCGGAAGAATATAAAGCATTATTATTTGTACTTTTTCGCGCTGATTTTCAGTGTCGTGCTGTACTTTGTTTTTGCGACGCTACAACATGATGCAGCTGTTATCGAGAAATCAGCGAAGTCGATGAATATGGAAGCGGCATTTAAAGCAGCGGGTATTTTACTAATTGTCATTGCAGGTATATTCGTTTTCTATGCGAATGCTATTTTCCTGAAAAGAAGAAGTCGGGAAATTGGGCTTTATCAATTAATTGGCTTGACGAAAGGCGCAGTGGCGCGTCTGCTTATTATTGAAAATGCCCTTCTGGGTGCAGGTGCACTTGTCATTGGGATTGGCACAGGGGTGCTGGTTTCGCGTGTATTCTTATTACTACTGATGAAGTTGATTGGATATGATGGGTTTATTACGGTGTCCTTTTCACTGGCAGCGATTATTCAAACGGCTATTGTCTTTGTTGCCATCATTGCGCTGACGTCTGCTCAAATGTTAGTGGCTGTTTATCGCAATACATTACTGGATTTATTCAATGCGGATAAAAGGGGAGAGCATCCGAAAAAGCCGAAAACGGTTGTGTCAGCGGTGTTGGCGCTTCTCGGAATCGGGCTCATTATTTACGGTTATTGGTTATCAGGTCGCATGATGAATGAAATGATCTTGTTTAACATGTTAGCGGTACTTGCTTCAACGATTTTCGGAACCTATCTCGTATTCCGTGTGACAATCAGTTGGTTGTTTTATCAGATTCGTACAAGGAAACAAGGGCATCTTGGGCTGCATAATAGTCTGTCGCTTGCCCCACTTATGCATCGCATGAAAGCAAATGCCAACTCTTTGACAATTATTACGGTATTGTCTGCCATGACACTTGCAATGGTGGCGGGGGCGTATTCACTGTATTACTCATCTGAAAAAATGGCACGGTCGATGATGCCTTTCGATTTTACCTTTACAAATTATCCGCATGAGGAAGGTCTGGCAGATGAATTTGCTGAGGAACTGAAAGTGGCAGGTATTGACTTCAAGTGGACATCTATTAGCGCAATGGATACAGGAGGTATGCTTGATATTTCCAGTCCTTATTGGTCAGGCGCCAATAATGTGCGTCCTTCTGTTTCATTTTACGTAGCAGAGCAATTACGTGCGGCGGGGAAAGATGTACAAATTCCTCCAAAAGGTAGCGCAATTGCCTATAATATGAATTTGCAGCTAGAAGCAAAGCCAGAGGAGTTTCCAGCTACGCTGACGATTATGGAACATGATACGGAACTGCCCATCGAGGTAGTTGCTGTTGAAGAGACTAGTATTATGAATATGAATCTTGGCGGTAGTCCAATGGTTGTCAGTGAGGACACGTTCGCAGAGTTGCAAAGGCAGCTAGCGACTGATGAGGACGATGGTTGGTCGTTGGCGATTGAGACGTTCCAAGTGAGGGATAATGATCAGCTTGCGAAGGCATCTGCTATTTTCATGCAGGACAAATATGCAGGGGGTGTCCCTTCGGAATATCGTATGGATTATCATACGTACTATCAAAATTCGATTCAGAGTAGCGGTTTACTTATCTTTATCGCAGGTTTCCTTGGACTTGTGTTCCTCATCTCGACAGGTAGTATTTTGTACTTCAAACAAATGACAGAAGCAGAGCAGGAGAAGCAAAGTTATGCAACACTACGTCAGCTTGGTTTCACAGTGCAAGACATTATGCGCGGTATTGTCCGTAAGCAAGTATTTGTCTTTGGTGTACCATTGCTCATCGGTTTATTGCATTCGATATTTGCCATTAAAGCTGCGTCATTTCTGTTCATGTCTGATATTACTGTACCGGCCTCGATTGCGATAGGCTTGTACGCATTGATTTACTTAGTGTTTGCTTTCTTAACGGTTGGTTATTATAGAAAGACTGTGAAAGCAGCTCTATAA
- a CDS encoding ABC transporter ATP-binding protein: protein MEQHTTILHAQNVRKSYGTRGNVQQVLKGINLRVGEGEFVGIMGPSGAGKTTLLNVLATIDRATEGSILIGGSDISRMKDAELSAFRRDKLGFIFQDYNLLDTLTVKENILLPVSLGKMKKQVAEAEFNAIADILGIKDLAHKYPHEISGGQKQRTSAARALINKPSMVFADEPTGALDSKSASSLLGTMEDVNKKRGVTIMMVTHDPVASSYCSRVVFLKDGNIYSELYRGDKTRQAFFQDILSVQGVLGGDSVDTI from the coding sequence GTGGAACAACATACAACTATTTTACACGCACAAAACGTGCGAAAATCATACGGTACACGTGGCAATGTTCAACAAGTGTTAAAAGGCATCAATCTTCGTGTAGGTGAGGGGGAATTTGTCGGTATTATGGGGCCGTCGGGAGCAGGAAAGACGACATTACTCAATGTGCTTGCAACCATTGACCGTGCGACAGAAGGCTCTATACTTATTGGAGGTTCCGATATTTCGAGAATGAAAGACGCGGAGTTATCTGCCTTTCGTCGTGATAAGTTGGGCTTCATCTTCCAAGATTATAACTTGCTCGATACATTGACGGTGAAGGAAAATATTTTACTGCCCGTTTCGCTTGGGAAAATGAAGAAACAAGTGGCGGAGGCAGAGTTTAACGCTATTGCGGATATTCTCGGTATTAAAGACCTTGCGCATAAATATCCCCATGAAATTTCAGGTGGGCAAAAGCAACGGACGTCTGCGGCAAGAGCACTGATCAATAAACCCTCGATGGTATTCGCGGATGAACCAACAGGTGCACTCGATTCGAAATCAGCGTCTTCGTTACTTGGCACGATGGAGGATGTCAATAAAAAACGTGGTGTCACAATCATGATGGTGACGCATGATCCGGTGGCATCTAGCTATTGTAGCCGTGTCGTTTTCTTGAAAGACGGCAATATCTACTCAGAACTTTATCGTGGTGATAAAACACGACAAGCCTTTTTCCAGGACATCTTGAGCGTTCAAGGCGTTCTCGGGGGTGACAGCGTTGACACTATTTGA
- a CDS encoding sensor histidine kinase, which yields MFISYVKDMKSWIVFFLLALGFADLIIWLDQGIDVKFSSALYFNVLLLIALSLFVMWRYRQEMRFSKELATFMNGSVIDWHESLPEPTFTRDEVIKEVLRLAALSFSRELADIRQANIMEGDYTAAWIHEVKAPLTAMKLTIDGHRHESVIRKIEAEWLRVYLLIDQQLYISRLPTLEADYVLESTEVHRLVAAEVRELGTWCMEKNVAVEFEGDDATVVTDRKWSRFIIRQILTNAVKYSPVGGAIFISTTVNPSGNVMLAIKDEGPGIQPHDLPRIFDKGFTGGTGRLQNAATGLGLYLAQTVAEKIGITLQVQSEIGQGTTFQLTFSTQNAFDKILT from the coding sequence ATGTTCATCAGTTATGTAAAGGATATGAAGAGTTGGATTGTTTTCTTCCTACTGGCACTTGGTTTCGCAGATCTGATTATTTGGCTGGATCAAGGCATTGATGTGAAGTTTTCATCGGCGTTGTATTTCAATGTGTTGTTACTAATAGCCCTTTCACTCTTTGTGATGTGGCGTTACCGACAAGAAATGCGGTTCTCAAAAGAATTGGCTACATTTATGAACGGTTCTGTCATTGATTGGCATGAATCGTTGCCGGAACCGACTTTTACACGAGATGAAGTGATAAAGGAAGTGTTACGTCTCGCGGCGTTATCCTTTTCAAGGGAATTAGCTGACATACGACAAGCGAATATCATGGAAGGCGATTACACAGCCGCATGGATACATGAAGTAAAAGCGCCACTTACTGCGATGAAGCTGACGATTGATGGGCATCGTCATGAGTCTGTTATTCGAAAAATTGAAGCAGAATGGCTTCGTGTCTATTTGCTAATTGACCAACAACTGTACATATCGCGCCTGCCAACGCTTGAAGCGGATTATGTGTTGGAGAGCACTGAGGTTCACCGACTGGTTGCGGCGGAAGTGCGTGAACTTGGGACATGGTGTATGGAAAAGAACGTTGCTGTCGAATTTGAAGGGGACGATGCAACAGTCGTAACGGATCGTAAATGGAGTCGATTTATTATCCGACAAATCCTGACGAATGCGGTAAAATATAGCCCAGTTGGTGGCGCGATCTTCATCTCGACAACGGTTAATCCAAGTGGCAACGTCATGCTCGCTATAAAAGACGAAGGGCCGGGCATTCAACCGCATGATCTGCCGCGTATTTTTGATAAAGGATTTACGGGCGGTACGGGAAGACTACAAAATGCAGCAACGGGACTAGGGCTGTACCTTGCACAAACTGTTGCGGAGAAAATTGGTATCACGCTTCAGGTGCAATCTGAAATAGGACAGGGAACTACTTTTCAGCTGACATTTTCAACTCAAAATGCCTTCGATAAAATCCTAACGTGA
- a CDS encoding response regulator transcription factor: MDMNVFIVEDDVAIFDSLKERLGQWSFNVTGPTDFHDVMGSFIQEKPHLVIMDIQLPAYDGFHWCREMRAVSKVPILFLSSRDHPMDMVMAMNMGADDYIQKPFHTDVLLAKIQAILRRTYAYGEETSDVLEWNGAVIDMKRNVIRMDGKEVELTKNEFFILAILVQSTDEIVSRDDLIRKLWDDERFVNDNTLTVNVTRLRQRLAELGLGEAIVTKKGLGYMAITL; the protein is encoded by the coding sequence GTGGATATGAACGTTTTCATCGTGGAAGACGATGTGGCTATATTTGATTCGTTAAAAGAACGGCTGGGACAGTGGTCGTTCAATGTGACGGGGCCGACTGATTTTCATGATGTCATGGGAAGTTTTATTCAAGAGAAGCCTCATCTCGTCATTATGGACATCCAGTTGCCGGCGTATGACGGGTTTCATTGGTGCCGTGAGATGCGTGCGGTGTCGAAAGTGCCGATTCTCTTTTTGTCCTCTCGCGATCATCCGATGGACATGGTGATGGCGATGAATATGGGGGCGGATGACTACATACAGAAACCTTTCCATACGGACGTGTTGCTCGCTAAAATTCAGGCAATTTTGCGCCGTACTTATGCGTACGGAGAAGAAACGTCGGATGTGCTTGAGTGGAACGGTGCAGTGATTGATATGAAACGCAATGTGATTAGGATGGATGGCAAGGAAGTAGAACTGACGAAAAATGAGTTTTTCATATTGGCGATACTGGTCCAATCAACGGACGAAATTGTCTCTCGCGATGATTTGATCCGCAAGTTATGGGATGATGAGCGATTTGTGAATGATAATACGCTGACGGTCAATGTAACGCGCCTTCGCCAAAGGCTTGCGGAACTTGGACTGGGGGAAGCGATTGTGACGAAAAAAGGGCTAGGATATATGGCGATTACGCTGTAG
- a CDS encoding AbgT family transporter: METKRRGLFEKFLDMIEKTGNRLPHPVTLFAGLAALVLVLSWIISLFGLTVEHPGKPGEIVEVKNLLSGEGIEYIFTTMTANFVGFAPLGVVLLTMLGIGIAEGSGLISALLRGFVMSVPKRLITAGLVFAGVMSSVASDAGYVVLPPLGAVIFAAIGRHPLAGLAAAFAGVSGGFSANLFLSGTDAMLGQLTIEAAAIIDPAYAANMNIAMNYFFIIASVFVLTFVGAWVTEKIVEPRLGEYTGEFRETMEKLTATEKKGLVWATVSVVIASILFALLVLPEGAPLRGVEGEMPIIRSPFMSSLVPIITILFFIPGLVYGRVTKVIKSDRDVAAMMSGTMAAMGMFIVLSFTAGQFVAFFTESNMGLMIGVYGAQFLDSISLTGIPLILTFILISAFINLFIGSASAKWAMMAPVFVPIMMELGYSPELTQMAYRVADSSTNIISPLMTYFAIIIAFAQKYDKKMGIGTLISVMFPYSMFFLFFWTLTLIAWMLFGLDLGPGSGIYYSK, translated from the coding sequence ATGGAAACGAAAAGAAGAGGTTTATTCGAAAAGTTCTTGGATATGATCGAGAAAACAGGAAATAGGCTTCCGCATCCAGTGACGTTATTTGCTGGATTAGCAGCACTTGTTTTGGTCCTTTCATGGATCATTTCGTTATTTGGCCTAACGGTCGAGCATCCGGGAAAACCGGGTGAAATTGTAGAGGTTAAAAACTTGTTGAGTGGGGAAGGTATTGAATACATATTTACCACGATGACGGCGAACTTTGTTGGGTTTGCGCCGCTTGGTGTCGTGCTGTTAACGATGCTTGGAATCGGAATTGCAGAAGGTTCTGGCTTGATTAGCGCATTGTTACGCGGCTTTGTCATGTCTGTACCGAAGCGTTTAATCACTGCGGGGCTTGTTTTTGCGGGTGTTATGTCGAGTGTTGCGTCGGATGCGGGATACGTTGTATTGCCTCCGCTTGGCGCAGTGATTTTCGCAGCAATTGGACGCCATCCATTGGCGGGACTTGCGGCTGCATTTGCTGGGGTTTCTGGAGGATTTAGTGCGAACTTATTCCTGTCAGGGACAGATGCAATGCTAGGTCAATTAACGATTGAGGCGGCAGCGATCATTGATCCGGCTTATGCAGCGAATATGAACATTGCGATGAACTACTTCTTCATCATCGCTTCTGTATTCGTTCTGACGTTTGTTGGGGCGTGGGTGACAGAGAAGATTGTTGAACCACGTCTTGGTGAATATACAGGTGAATTCCGCGAGACAATGGAAAAGCTGACAGCGACGGAGAAAAAAGGTCTTGTGTGGGCGACAGTTTCTGTGGTTATCGCCAGTATTTTGTTTGCATTGCTCGTTCTTCCAGAAGGCGCGCCATTGCGCGGAGTGGAAGGTGAAATGCCAATCATTCGTTCACCATTTATGAGTTCTTTGGTACCAATCATTACGATTCTGTTCTTCATTCCTGGTCTTGTGTACGGGAGAGTGACGAAAGTGATTAAGAGTGATCGAGATGTGGCGGCGATGATGTCGGGAACGATGGCGGCAATGGGCATGTTCATTGTCCTGTCATTTACAGCAGGTCAGTTCGTTGCTTTTTTCACAGAGTCTAATATGGGACTGATGATTGGCGTTTACGGTGCGCAATTCCTGGATAGCATTAGCTTGACGGGCATTCCACTTATTTTGACATTCATCCTTATTTCAGCATTTATCAACTTGTTCATCGGGAGTGCATCTGCGAAATGGGCGATGATGGCGCCGGTATTTGTACCGATTATGATGGAGTTGGGCTATTCGCCAGAGTTAACGCAAATGGCGTATCGTGTTGCGGACTCTTCGACGAATATTATTTCGCCACTTATGACGTATTTTGCGATTATTATTGCCTTCGCACAAAAATACGATAAGAAAATGGGGATTGGAACACTGATTTCGGTCATGTTCCCATATAGTATGTTCTTCCTGTTTTTCTGGACATTGACACTTATTGCCTGGATGTTGTTCGGTCTTGATTTAGGACCAGGTTCAGGTATTTACTATTCAAAATAA
- a CDS encoding betaine/proline/choline family ABC transporter ATP-binding protein (Members of the family are the ATP-binding subunit of ABC transporters for substrates such as betaine, L-proline or other amino acids, choline, carnitine, etc. The substrate specificity is best determined from the substrate-binding subunit, rather than this subunit, as it interacts with the permease subunit and not with substrate directly.), whose amino-acid sequence MLKFENVSKVYDDGFQAVKSVNFNITEGEFLVLIGPSGSGKSTTMKMINKMEPHTSGTISINGKDINSYNPSELRRNIGYVIQQIGLFPHYTIEKNIAIVPQLKGWNPKEIKARVNELLDLVGLDPDIYAIRYPKELSGGQQQRVGIARALAGNPDIILMDEPFSALDPLTRDQLQAEVSALHKKLNKTFVFVTHDMDEALKMGDRIAIMKNGKLLQLDTPEKLLHEPAHGFVEEFIGKHRITQNPELMSVTEIMSESVVTSLPQRSPEKALSLIRQRKITSLIVVDDDKKYLGIVSAYDLIKKLDVIKTIDEITGPREPFLHETATAKDAIIMMDNAPYGVIPIVDNYQKIIGVVTRGSLLSAMSSQWTETEESS is encoded by the coding sequence ATGCTTAAATTTGAAAACGTAAGTAAAGTGTATGATGACGGGTTTCAAGCTGTTAAATCTGTCAATTTCAACATTACAGAAGGTGAATTTCTTGTCTTAATTGGACCAAGTGGTTCGGGTAAATCCACAACTATGAAAATGATCAATAAGATGGAACCACATACAAGTGGAACCATATCCATCAACGGCAAAGATATCAATTCGTATAACCCTTCGGAACTGCGCAGGAACATTGGCTACGTCATCCAACAAATCGGACTTTTCCCCCACTACACCATCGAAAAAAACATTGCCATTGTTCCTCAACTAAAAGGCTGGAATCCGAAAGAAATCAAAGCGCGTGTCAACGAGCTTCTCGATTTAGTCGGCCTCGATCCAGACATCTACGCAATCCGGTATCCGAAAGAACTTTCAGGTGGTCAACAGCAACGTGTCGGTATCGCCAGAGCGCTAGCAGGCAATCCCGATATCATTTTAATGGATGAACCATTTAGCGCACTCGACCCACTAACACGTGATCAGTTACAAGCGGAAGTAAGTGCATTGCACAAAAAATTGAATAAGACCTTTGTTTTCGTTACACATGATATGGATGAGGCATTAAAAATGGGCGATCGCATCGCCATTATGAAAAACGGTAAACTACTACAATTGGACACTCCAGAGAAATTACTTCATGAACCCGCCCACGGTTTTGTAGAGGAGTTCATCGGAAAACATCGCATTACGCAAAACCCTGAACTCATGTCCGTTACCGAGATTATGTCGGAATCGGTCGTTACCTCTCTTCCTCAACGCTCTCCGGAAAAAGCACTTTCACTTATCCGGCAACGCAAAATTACAAGCCTTATTGTTGTCGACGATGACAAAAAATACCTCGGAATTGTTTCCGCGTATGATTTGATTAAAAAGCTGGATGTTATTAAAACGATTGACGAAATTACGGGGCCGCGGGAGCCATTCTTGCATGAGACGGCTACCGCTAAAGACGCTATCATTATGATGGATAATGCGCCTTACGGTGTGATTCCAATCGTCGATAATTATCAAAAAATCATAGGTGTCGTAACACGAGGTTCACTGCTATCCGCCATGTCTAGTCAGTGGACAGAAACGGAGGAGAGCTCATGA